The nucleotide sequence CTGTGGACCGCCGACCGGGTCGACGAATACCTCCAGCAGTACCGCGACGAGCACTCCATCCGCTCCACCTGGCAGGCGCGTGAGCGCATCGTCGTCGGGCTGACCGGCGGCCCGGAGGGACGGACCCTGATCCGCCGCGCCGCCCGGATGGCCGCCAAGGGCTCCGGCAGCGAGATCCTCGCCGTCTACATCGCCCGCAGCGACGGCCTGACCTCGGCCTCCCCCAAGGAGCTGGCGGTCCAGCGCACCCTCGTGGAGGACCTCGGCGGCACCTTCCACCACGTCATAGGGGAGGACATCCCGGGGGCGCTGCTGGAGTTCGCCCGCGGTGTCAACGCGACCCAGATCGTGCTCGGTTCCAGCCGCCGCAAGACCTGGCAGTACATCTTCGGACCCGGGGTGGGCGCCACGGTCGCCCGTGACTCCGGGCCCGACCTGGACGTCCACATCGTCACCCATGACGAGGTCGCCAAGGGCCGCGGGCTGCCGGTCGCGCGCGGCGCCCGGCTCGGCCGCTCCCGGCTGATCGCGGGCTGGGTGGTCGGGGTGGCCGGACCGGCCCTGCTCACGCTGCTGCTCACCGGCACCGGCGCCACCCTCGCCTCCGAGGCCGGGCCCGGCTTCGCCAACGAGGTGCTGCTCTTCCTGTTCCTCAATGTGCTGGCCGCCCTGCTGGGCGGCATGGTGCCCGCCCTCGCCTCGGCGGCCGTCGGCTCGCTGCTGCTCAACTACTACTTCACCCCGCCCACCCACACCCTGACCATCGCCGACCCCGAGAACATCGTCGCCATAGCGATCTTCGTGGCGGTCGCCGTCTGCGTGGCCTCGGTGGTCGATCTCGCCGCCCGCCGCACCCACCAGGCCGCCCGGCTGCGGGCCGAGTCCGAGATACTGTCGTTCCTCGCGGGCAGCGTGCTGCGCGGCGAGACCAGCCTGGAGGCGCTGCTGGAGCGGGTCCGCGAGACGTTCGCCATGGACTCGGTGGCGCTGCTGGAGCGGGAGAGCGACGTCGCCCCGTGGACCTGCGCGGGCAGCGTCGGCAGCCACGACGGGACCCCGGCGCCCGAACGGCCCGAGGACGCGGAGGTGGACATGCCGGTCGGCGACCATATGGCGCTCGCGCTCTCCGGCCGGGTCCTGCCCGCCGAGGACCGCCGGGTGCTCGCCGCCTTCGCCGCCCAGGCCGCCGTCGTCCTCGACCGGCAGCGGCTGGCCCAGCAGGCCGGGCAGGCCCGTGAGCTGGCCGAGGGGAACCGCATCCGCACCGCGCTGCTCGCCGCCGTCAGCCACGATCTGCGTACCCCGCTCGCGGCCATCAAGGCGGCCGTGAGCTCCCTGCGCTCCGATGACGTCGCCTGGTCGGAGGAGGACGAGGCCGAGCTGCTGGAGGGCATCGAGGACGGCGCCGACCGGCTGGACCACCTGGTGGGGAACCTCCTGGACATGTCCCGGCTGCAGACCGGCACCGTCACCCCGCTCATCCGGGAGATCGACCTGGACGAGGTGGTGCCGATGGCGCTCGTCGGCGTCCCCATGGCCAAGGTCACCCTCGACATCCCCGAGGAGCTGCCGATGGTCGCGGTCGACCCCGGGCTGCTGGAGCGCGGCGTCGCCAACATCGTCGAGAACGCGGTGAAGTACAGCCCGCCGGACCGCCCCGTGCTGGTCTCCGCGAGCGCCCTCGGCGACCGTGTGGAGCTGCGCGTGGCCGACGGCGGCCCGGGCGTGCCGGACAGCGAGAAGGACCGCATCTTCGAGCCCTTCCAGCGGTACGGGGACGCCCCGCGCGGCGCCGGGGTCGGCCTCGGGCTGGCCGTCGCCCGCGGCTTCGCCGAGGCCATGGGCGGCCGGCTGACCGCCGAGGACACCCCCGGCGGCGGTATGACCATGGTGCTCACGCTGCGTGTCGCCGCCGGCCGCCCGCCGGTCGACCCCGGCCTCCCGGTCCAGGTCGGCTCCACGTCAGGCACAACGGAACGGAAAGGCAGGCCCGCCCCATGAACCGGGTGCTTGTGGTCGACGACGAGCCGCAGATCGTACGCGCCCTCGTGATCAACCTGAAGGCGCGCAAGTACGAGGTCGACGCCGCCGGGGACGGCGCCACCGCGCTCCGGCTGGCCGCCGCCCGCCATCCCGATGTGATCGTGCTCGACCTCGGCCTGCCCGATATGGACGGGGTGGAGGTGATCAAGGGGCTCCGGGGCTGGACCCGGGTGCCGATCCTGGTGCTCTCCGCCCGTCAGACCTCGGACGAGAAGGTCGAGGCCCTGGACGCCGGGGCGGACGACTACGTCACCAAGCCGTTCGGCATGGACGAACTCCTGGCCCGGCTGCGCGCGGCCGTCCGCCGTGCCGAGCCCGCCGGGCAGCCGGACGACTCGGTGATGGTGGAGACCGATTCGTTCACCGTCGACCTGGCCGCCAAGAAGGCCCATCGCGACGGCCGCGATGTGCGGCTGACCCCCACCGAATGGCATCTGCTGGAGGTCCTGGTGCGCAACGCCGGCCGCCTGGTCAGCCAGAAGCAGCTGCTGCAGGAGGTCTGGGGCCCCTCGTACGGCACCGAGAGCAACTACCTGCGGGTCTATATGGCGCAGTTGCGCCGCAAGCTGGAGGCCGACCCCTCGCATCCGCGCCACTTCGTCACCGAGCCGGGGATGGGCTACCGGTTCGAGCGATGAGTGGGTCGGGCGATGAGTGCGGGGACGGCGTTTCGGCGCCGACGCACCGGTACGCTGGCCGTATGAGTTCCGTACCCCACCCCTCCGACGGGGCCGACAGGGGAGTCAGGTCCGACAAACCGGTCGGCCGGTTCCGGCGGATGCTGGACCGGCTGTCGAGCTCCCAGGAGGAACTGCACTCCGCCGAGCTGCAGCAGGACGCGGAGGCCGCGGGCTGCACCAAGATCGGCGACTGCGGCGACCGTCAGATCGTCAAGGTGACGGGAACGCTGCGCACGGTGACGCTCAGACCGCGGGCCGGAGTTCCCGCTCTGGAGGCGGAGCTCTTCGACGGCACCGCCGCGCTGGACGTGGTGTGGCTGGGCCGTCGCTCCATCATCGGGATAGAACCGGGGCGCAAGCTGATCGCCTCGGGCCGGATCTCCATGAGCCATGGGCGCCGGGTGCTGTTCAATCCGAAGTACGAACTCCGACCGCTCGGACAGGAGTAGCCGGTGACGCCAGACGACAAGACGACCCCGACCGGGCACCGAAGCGCCGCCGCCGACAGCAGGGCGGCGGCGGACACCGCGCTCCTGGAGGCGTTCGGCGGGGTGCGGGGCATGGTGGACACCACCGTCCCCGGTCTGGTCTTCGTCCTGCTGTACACGATCAACCGCGACATCCATCTCGCCGCGATCGCCGCGATCAGTCTCACCGTGCTGCTCGCGGTCGCCCGGCTGGTGCGCAAGGAGACGCTGAAGCACGCCTTCAGCGGGGTGTTCGGGGTCGCGTTCGGCGCGATCTTCGCGATGATGTCCGGCGACGCGAAGAACTTCTATCTGCCGGGCATGCTCTACACCCTGGGGCTGGCGATCGCCTACATTCTCTCGGCGATCTTCCGCTTTCCGCTGATCGGGGTGTTGCTCGGGCCGATGCTCAAGGAGAACCTCTCCTGGCGCACCCGTAACCCCGGCCGGTTCCGCGCCTACACCCGGTCCACCTGGGCGTGGGGGCTGATTCTGCTGGCCAAGTCTGCGGTGCTGTTCCCGCTCTACTGGTGGGGGGACGCCACCCAGCTCGGCTGGGTCAAGGTCGCGCTCGGCATTCCGCCGTTCCTGCTCTGTGTCTATCTGACCTGGATCTTCCTCGCCAAGGCTCCGCCGCCGATCGATGTGATCGCGGAGATGGAGGCGGAGGAGAAGGCCGAGCGGGAGCGGAAGTCCCAGGTCGGCAATGCCGCCGATCCGGTGCTCTCGGAGTGGACCGACCAGATCGTGTCCGAGGCCCGTACCGAATCGGCCGACCGGCAGCCGCCCCGGCACTGAGGCCACCCAGGCCACCTGGGCCACTGAGACCGCGGCCCGGACTCCCCGTATGGAGAGCCCGGGCCGCGGTCTTCGCCCGTGGTGGCGTCCTAGCCCGTGGCGTCCTGGCGCTGGACGGACAGCAGCTGCTCGAGCTGCTCCTCGCGCGCCTGTGCCGCGACGAACAGCAGCTCGTCACCGGCCTCCAGCACATCGTCCTTGTTCGGGGTCAGCACGCGGGTGCCGCGGATGATGGTGACCAGCGTGGTGTCCTCCGGCCACTCCACATCGCCGACCCGGGTGCCCACCAGCGCCGCCTCCGGCGGCAGCGTCAGCTCCACCAGATTGGCGTCGCCGTGGCTGAAGCGGAGCAGCCGCACCAGATCGCCGACGCTCACCGCCTCCTCGACCAGCGCCGACATCAGACGCGGGGTGGAGACGGCGACATCGACGCCCCATGCCTCGTTGAACAGCCACTCGTTCTTGGGGTTGTTGACCCGGGCGACCACCCGGGGCACCCCGTACTCGGTCTTGGCGAGCAGCGAGACGACCAGGTTGACCTTGTCGTCACCGGTGGCCGCGATGACCACGTTGCAGCGCTGCAGCGCCGCCTCGTCCAGGGAGGTGATCTCGCACGCGTCGGCCAGCAGCCACTCGGCCTGCGGCACCCGCTCCACCGAGATGGCGGTCGGCGCCTTGTCGATGAGGAGCACCTCGTGCCCGTTCTCCAGCAGCTCGCTCGCGATGGAACGCCCCACGGCGCCCGCACCCGCAATGGCAACCCTCATCGGTTCGCCTCCTCAGGCCCCTTTTCGAAGGCTGCCTCGACCTTCTCCACCTCGTCGGTGCGCATCATCACATGCACCAGGTCGCCCTCCTGCAGCACCGTCCCGGAGGTCGGCAGCATCGCCTCGCCGAGCCGGGTGAGGAACGCGACCCGCACTCCGGTCTCCTCCTGGAGCACGCTGACCTTGTGGCCCACCCACGAGGGGGAGATGTGCACCTCGGCGAGCTGCACTCCGCCGCTGGGGTCCCGCCAATGCGGCTCCGCGCCGGACGGCAGCAGCCGCCGCAGCATCTGGTCGGCGGTCCAGCGCACCGTGGCCACGGTCGGGATGCCGAGGCGCTGGTAGACCTCGGCGCGGCGGGGGTCGTAGATACGGGCCGCCACGTTCTCCACCCCGAACATCTCGCGGGCCACCCGGGCCGCGATGATGTTGGAGTTGTCGCCGCTGCTCACCGCGGCGAAGGCCCCGGCCTCCTCGATGCCCGCCTCGCGCAGGGTGTCCTGGTCGAAGCCGACGCCGGTCACCCGGCGCCCGCCGAAGCCCCCACCCAGGCGGCGGAAGGCGGTGGGGTCCTGGTCGACGACCGCGACCGTGTGCCCCTGTTGCTCCAGGGTCTGGGCGAGGGCCGCGCCCACCCGGCCACAGCCCATGATCACGATATGCATGCGTCTTACCCCGCACTCCAGATGACCGTGCCGACCTGCGCAAACACCCTGCTCACATCTTCCTTCCAGGACCTACGGGGCGACAGCGGGGCGGGACCCCGGTGCCGGTGCCCGGGGACGACGGGAGTCGGCCGCCGCGGCACCTGTCCCCACCGTATCCGTACCGGCGGCCCGCTCCCCCGTCCGCGCGCGACGGCCGGGAGATGTACGTGGTGACGTACGACATAGCGGGAAAGTTCCCGCGATGATCGGCGATGCGGGGAGGCGGTCGGAGGTGATCGCAGACGTGCCGGGAGGGAAGGGGCAGGGAAGGGTAACGATCATTTCCGGTTGCGGACGCGGAGTGAAAAGGCTGTTGGTGATCAGCCTCGACCACTACGGTGGGCCCGGGTTACGGCGCCTCATCGGTGGTCGCGACCCTTCATCTTTGCCTGAAATCCCGGATCTTCACCGAAACCACATGACAAATGCCGAGCGAATGCCGCTGGTTCGAACTTTGTCGCGGGCGTCGGATACTAGGTCACGACATGGCTAAGATGATCGCCGTATTCCGTTTCCGGACGGGACATCAGGGCTCTGAATCGTTCCTTCCGCGCCCGCGTTCTTCTGCACGAGGTTCCTGATGACTGATCACATAACGGAGGCGGTGAGCTGGTGTCTGGCCGCCGCGCTTCTCGTCGTCCTGGTGCTTCTGATCCGCCAGCGGCAGATCACCGCCGGAGTCCGCAGGCGCAACGCCACTCTCGAGGACAGCCTGCGGTCCCGTGACGAGGAGGTGCAGCACCTCGTCGACGTACGCCTCCCGTCGATCGCCGATGTGCTGAGCCAGCCCGGCCCGCTGCCGGGCCTGCGGGACGAGAAACTGGCCGGTACGGCCTTCGCCCAGAGCCTGCACGCCGTCATGGAACAGTTCACCCGCGCGGTGGACAAGGCACAGACGCGCGCCGACGCCTCCGCCAAGGCGGCGCTCAAGGCGTCCATGCGAGCCGTCCAGGGACTCGCCAACGAGCAGCAGGTGTCCATCTCCGAGATGCAGGAGCGGCACGACAACCCCGATGTGCTGCGGGACCTGCTGGAGATCGACCACGCCAACGCCCAGTTCGGCCGGCGCGCCCAGGCCATCGCCGTGCTCTGCGGCTCCTGGCCCGGCCGTCAGCGGCTGGCCTCCTCGCTGACCGATGTCGTCCGCGGCTCCAAGTCGCGTATCCGCGACTACCAGCGGGTGCAGGTGCACGCCCTGATCGACGTCGCCGTGGTGAGCCGGGCCGTGGAGCCCGTCGTGCTCGCGGTCGCCGAGCTGCTGGACAACGCCGCCCGCCACTCGCAGCCCAACACCTCCGTGGAGGTCAGCCTCCAGCCGGTGCACAACGGGGCCTGCATCGTGATCGACGACGCCGGTGTGGGCATGGACGGCCTGGAGGTCCAGCGGGCCGCCGCCCTGCTCTCCGGCCAGCGCGCCGTGGACGTCTCCCGGCTCGGCGATCCGCCGCAGTTCGGCTTCGCCGTGGTGGGCCTGCTGGCCGCGCGGTACGGCTTCAGCGTCTCGGTGGACACCCGGTCCCCGTACGGCGGTGTGCGTGCCGTGCTGTTCCTCCCGAGCGAGCTGCTCACCCATATCGACCCCGACGGACGGTCGGGCACCGCGGCGCAGGACCCCGAGGGCGCCGAGCCGCTGCACACCCTGCCCTCCCGCCGCACCCGCGCCCCCAGAAGAGCACGGCAGGCGCAGACCGCTCCGGCCGAGGCCCAGGCCCCGCCCCGGGCCCAGGTCCCGCCCCAGGCCCCGCCTCTGGCGCCCGCTCCCACTCCCGCGCCCGCCCCGGCCCCGGCACCCGCCCCGGCGCCTCAGCCGTCCCTGGGCGACGACGAGGCCACGCGCGTGTACGGCACCACGCAGGGCGGTCTGCCCAAGCGCCGCCGCAGGCAGGCCGCCGCCACTCCGCCGGCCGCCGACTGGTCCATTGGGGCCGGGCGGACCGGCGCCGCCGAATCCGACGACACCGGCGCGCACCGCGCGCGTTCGGCGGAGGAAACCGCCTCGCGGTTGGGCGCGTTCGCGCGCGGCACCCGCTCCGGCCGTGCCGACACCCAGGACTCCGCCCCTCACCATGACGAAGGGAATCGCCAGGCATGAACGACCATCTCAACAACGAGCTCGGCTGGATGCTCGACGAGGTCGTCAAGATGCCGGAGGCACGGCACGCGATCCTGCTCTCCGCGGACGGGATGCTGCGGGCGTACTCCGAGGGCATCGCCCGCGACGAGGCCGAGCGCCAGGCCGCCGCACTCTCCGGGCTGCAGTCGATCAGCCGCTCCACCTCCGAGTTCTGTGATCCGAACGAGACGCCCTGGCAGCAGACGCTGGTCGAGTTCGTCGGCGGGTACGTCTTCCTGATCGCCGCCGGGCCCGGCGCGTATCTGGCGGTCTCGGCCACCGAGGCCGTGGACATGGAGGCGGTCAGCTACCGGATGCAGAAGCTGGTCGACCGGCTCGGCAAGGAGCTCACCAGCCCGCCGCGGCAGGGCCTCCCGCGGCAGGGGATCGGCAGCCGCGCATGAGTCCGGGGCGGCGCGAACGAGGGTTGGTACGGCCGTATGTGGTCACCGACGGCCGTGCCTACCCGACTCGCAACACCTTCGACCTGGTGACCCTGGTCATGGCCCACCCCGACCGGCCGCTCACCGGGCTCAGCCCCGAGAAGCGGCGGGTCATGGAGCTGTGCCTGGGCGGCGCGCTCTCGGTGGCCGAGGTCTCCGGGTACCTGGAGCTGCCCGTCAGCGTCACCAAGGTCCTGCTCGGTGACCTCGTGGACAGCGGCCACGTCTCCACGCGGTCCCCGATCCCCGCCGCCGACGTCCCCGACACCCAGCTGCTGCAGGAGGTGCTCGATGGACTCCGCGCTCGCCTCTGACGACAAGGCGGTCTATCTGCCCCATACGGTGCGGGTGGCGGCGAAGATCCTGGTCGTCGGACACTTCGCCGTCGGCAAGACGACCTACGTGGGCTCGCTGTCCGAGATCCGGCCGCTGCGCACCGAGGAGACGATGACCCAGGCCGGTGCGCTCATCGACGACCTGCGGGGCACCGAGGACAAGACGACCACCACCGTCGCCATGGACTTCGGCCGGCTCACCCTCAGCGAGTCCCTGGTGCTCTATCTGTTCGGCGCGCCGGGACAGCGGCGCTTCACCCGGCTGTGGCGGGACATGACGAACGGGGCGCTGGGCGCGCTCGTCCTGGCCGACACCCGGCGGCTGGAGCAGTCCTTCCCGGTGATGGCCGTCCTGGAGGAGCACGGACTGCCGTACGCCGTCGCCGTCAACCAGTTCGAGGGCTCTCCCCGCTTCGCGGAGCCGGAGGTCAGGGAGGCCCTCGATCTGCTTCCGGAAACCCCCCTGGTGACCTGTGACGCCCGGGACCGGATCTCCTCCACCCACGCGCTGATCGCCCTCGTCCAATATCTACAGGCCCGCCAGACCCGTAGTTCTCAGGAGATTGTGTGACCAACCGTCCAGCCGCCGGCCCCGTTCCCCCACCGGGCTGCCCCGCGCACGCGGGCCCCGCCGAGGCCGTGGGCGCCACCGGGCAGAGCGCGGCCGTACCGATGTACGGTCCCGAGTTCGCCGCCGACCCGCACGGCACCTACGCGCGGATGCGCGCCACCCATGGGCCGATCGCACCGGTCGAGCTGACGCCGGGGGTGTACGCCTCGCTGGTCACCAGCTACCCGCTCGGCCTGGAGATCCTGCGCGACACCGAACGGTTCGCCAAGGACCCGCGCGGCTGGCGGGCGATGGCGGACGGGAGCGTGGGGCCGGACAACCCGGTCGCCCCGATGATGATGTACCGGCCGAACGCGCTGTTCTGCGACGGCGAGGCACACGCCCGGCTGCGCGGGGCGATCACCGACAGCCTGGACCGGGTGGACCCGCACGCCCTCAGCGAGTACGTCGAGCGCAGCGCCGAGACGCTGATCGACGCCTTCGCCTCCCGGGGCGAGGCCGAACTGATCACCGAGTACGCGTCGGTGCTTCCGCTGCTGGTCTTCAACCAGCTCTTCGGCGCACGCCCCGCGGACGGGCCGAAGCTGGTCGAGACGATGATGAAGCTCTTCGACAGCGGCGAGGAGGCGGCGGCGGCCAACGACGAGCTGCTCCACTGGATCTCCGGCCTGCTGGCGGACAAGCGCCGGCAGCTCTCCGCCGACGTCACCTCCTGGCTGATCGCGCATCCCTCGCAGCTCACCGACGACGAGCTGATGCAGCAGATGATCCTGCTGATGGCGGCCGGTACCGACCCCCAGCAGAACCTGATCGCCAACGCGCTGCGCCTGCTGCTGTCGGACGACCGCTTCGCCGGTGAGCTGTCCGGCGGCAGCATGCCCGTCCAGGACGCCCTGGACGAGGTCCTGTGGAACGACCCGCCGATGGCCAACTACGGCACCCGGTTCCCCCGGTACGACTGCGACGTGGCGGGCGTACGGCTGCGCAAGGGCGAACCGGTGCTCATCAGCTACGCCGCAGCCAACCACGAGGCGTCCCTGGCCTCCGACCGCCGGTCCGGCAACAAGGCCCATCTGGCCTGGAGCGCGGGCGCCCACCGCTGCCCCGCCGAGCGGCCCGCCCGGGTGATCGCCTCCGTGGCCATCGAGCGGCTCCTGGACCGCCTCCCGGACATGGAACTGGCGGTCCCCGTCGAGCGGCTGACCTGGCGGACCGGGCCCTTCACCCGCGCCCTGGCCGCCCTGCCGGTGCGCTTCCCCGCCCAAGCGGTCGCCGTGAACGAGCCGTTCGCGGCGTCCGTGTCCGAGCCGGTCCGATTCGACGAGACCTCTGGAGTCAGCCAATGGAACCCCGTCCCATCGTCCTCGACCCCGCCGGCCGCGACATCGCCGGAGAGGCAGCCCGAGTCGCCGCAGGCGGCGAGGCGACGCTTGTTGAGCTTCCTGACGGCGTGGTGGCGTGGGCAATAACCCGCCAGCGGACCCTCAAGGAGCTGCTGACCGACCCCCGGGTCTCCAAGGACCCCCGGCAGCACTGGCCCGTGTGGATCAACGGTGAGATCACGCCCGAGTGGCCGCTGATCACCTGGGTCGCCGTCGAGAACATGTTCACCGCCTACGGCGGCGACCACCGGCGGCTGCGCACCCTGGTCTCCAAGGCGTTCACCGCCCGGCGCACCGCCGCCCTGCGGCCGCGCGTCGAGGAGATCTGCACCACGCTCCTGGACGACCTGGCCGCCGCGCCGGGCGAGGTGGTCGACCTGCGCGAGGCGTACGCGTACCCGCTGCCGATCCAGGTGATCTCCGAGCTGTTCGGGCTCGACGACGAGAACCTGCGCGAGCGGATGCGCCGGGTCGTGGACAGCATCTTCCACACCTCCGCCTCCCCGGAGGAGGTCACCGCCACCTTCAACGAGATGTACGCCGTCCTCGGCGAGCTGGTGGCCACCAAGCGCGAGCGGCCCGGCGACGACCTCACCAGCGGGCTGATCGCGGTGCGGGACGAGGAGAGCGGCTCCAAGCTCAGCGAGAAGGAGCTGACCGACACCCTCGCCCTGTTCCTCTCGGCCGGCCATGAGACCACGGTCAACCTCCTGGACAACGCCATCCACGCGCTGCTCACCCGGCCCGAGCAGCTCGAGCACGTCCGGGCCGGCCGGGCCACCTGGGAGGACGTGATCGAGGAGACGCTGCGGCACTCCGCCCCGGTCGCCAACCTGCCACTGCGCTACGCCGTGGAGGACATCGAGCTGGACAGCGGCGTGGTGCTGCACCAGGGCGACGCGATCCTGGCCGCCTACGCGGCCGCCGGACGCGACCCGGAGGTGCACGGCGCGGACGCGGACCGCTTCGACGTCACCCGGCGGCTCAAGAGCCACCTGGCGTTCGGCCACGGCGTCCATCTGTGCGTCGGCGCCCCGCTGGGCCGGCTGGAGGCCGCGATCGCGCTCCCGGCGCTCTTCGACCGCTTCCCCGGGCTCACGCTCGCGTCCGGGCAGGAGCCGCTGGAGCCCGTGGAGTCCTTCATCTCCAACGGCCACCGCACGCTGCCCGCGCGCCTGGCCTGATCGCCTCCGGCGCACTGCTCCCGCCCGCCCCTTTTCCCGGGGGTGGGCGGGTGGGCGGGGGCCCGGGCTACCCCTTACGATCCTCTGCGTGTCCAAACTGACCGACCTCCCGAAACGGATCCTGATCGGGCGGGCCCTGCGCAGCGACAAGCTGGGGGAGACTCTCCTCCCCAAGCGCATCGCGCTCCCCGTCTTCGCTTCCGACCCCCTGTCCTCCGTCGCGTATGCGCCGGGGCAGGTGATGATCGTTCTGTCCGTGGCGGGTGCGTCGGCCTACCACTACAGCCCGTGGATCACGATCGCCATCATCGTGCTGATGTTCACGGTGGTCGCCTCGTACCGCCAGAACGTGCACGCGTACCCCAGCGGGGGTGGTGACTACGAGGTCGCCACCACCAACCTCGGCCCCAAGGCGGGTCTGACGGTCGCCAGCGCCCTGCTGGTCGACTACGTCCTCACGGTGGCGGTGTCGATCTCCTCCGGTGTGGAGAACCTCGGTTCGGCCGTCCCCTTCTTCGTCGAGAACAAGACACTGTGCGCGGTCGGGATCATCCTGCTGCTGACGCTCATGAACCTGCGGGGCGTACGGGAGTCGGGCAAGCTCTTCGCGATCCCCACCTATGTCTTCGTCGGCGGCGTCTTCGTGATGATCCTGTGGGGCGCCTACCGCGGGCTGGTCCTGGGTGACGACATGAAGGCCCCCACCGCGGGCTTCGAGGTCCACGCCGAGCAGACCGGGCTGGCCGGCTTCGCGCTGATCTTCCTGCTGCTGCGCGCGTTCTCCGATGGCTGCGCGGCCCTGACCGGCGTCGAGGCGATCA is from Streptomyces hygroscopicus and encodes:
- a CDS encoding cytochrome P450; the protein is MVAWAITRQRTLKELLTDPRVSKDPRQHWPVWINGEITPEWPLITWVAVENMFTAYGGDHRRLRTLVSKAFTARRTAALRPRVEEICTTLLDDLAAAPGEVVDLREAYAYPLPIQVISELFGLDDENLRERMRRVVDSIFHTSASPEEVTATFNEMYAVLGELVATKRERPGDDLTSGLIAVRDEESGSKLSEKELTDTLALFLSAGHETTVNLLDNAIHALLTRPEQLEHVRAGRATWEDVIEETLRHSAPVANLPLRYAVEDIELDSGVVLHQGDAILAAYAAAGRDPEVHGADADRFDVTRRLKSHLAFGHGVHLCVGAPLGRLEAAIALPALFDRFPGLTLASGQEPLEPVESFISNGHRTLPARLA